The genomic region AGCACTGAGAGAGGACCTTTGCAAACTGACTACTGATTGGTCCAAAGCCGTGGAGGAGGCGGGACTGAGGGAGATGGAGTGGCAGAAAGATAACGAGGTAGACTGATTGACAGACTGAATAGGAGATGTGTTTCATTCTTGTTTCATGTTTCCTAAATTACTGGAGCTGTTTCATCATGCAgaccctctcttcttcctgtctctcgtcccctcttttctctcgtcccctcttttctttctttccttcttcagCGACTGACCGGTCATGTAGACCGGGGGCAGGGTCATCTGATGTCCATATGGGGAGATGTGGTCACTCTGAGACGACACTGTCACACCATGAAGACTGccactgacaggtaaactgatgCCTGGAAAACATTTCAAAGCAGTATCTTCAAAACTCTATCTCTACGGTTGTGTCTGAagtggcaccctactccctatatagtgcactacttttgactcgAGCTCTGGTTAAAAGAGCCCTAtgcctctggtctaaagtagtgcactgtatagggattAGAGTGCCATTCTGGACGTACTTCTGGTATATAGTCCAGTTGATAATGATTGTTGTTTGTCCCATCCACAGGGACCTCTGGGAGCTTAGAGCTGAGTTCTCtcgtctgtcttcctctctcctctcccactgtGGTTCAGTGGTGTCTCTATCTCTACGTCCCAGTGACCCTACAACCAACCTCCCTCCTGCTCCCCGCTCTGCCTCCGCCCCACCCCACTCCTCCACCCTGggctcacctcctctctcctccaccctaggCCCTCTCTCCTTGCAGGATCTGGACCACGACcataaggagagagggagagagagagaagagagagagaaggagagagagagggagctgacaGAGCTCAGAGCCCTCTATGAAGCTGAGACCCTGCATCTGAATAACAGGTCAGACTAAAAGGTTACTCCAGTCCTAAAGGGGGCACCCTGCCTTTCCTGCCTTCACCACCATCTGAGAACACTGCTTTggatctgtcccaaatggcacattattccctatatagtgctctcccTTTGACCAGGGGGCTCTCCCTTTGACCAGGGGGCTCTCCCTTTGACCAGGGGGCTCTCCCTTTGACCAGGGGGCTCTCCCTTTGACCAGGGGGCTCTCCCTTTGACCAGGGGGCTCTCCCTTTGACCGGGGGGCTCTCCCTTTGACCTGGAGGCTCTCCCTTTGACCAGGGGGCTCTCCCTTTGACCAGGGGGCTCTCCCTTTGACCGGGGGGCTCTCCCTTTGACCGGGGGGCTCTCCCTTTGACCGGGGGGCTCTCCCTTTGACCGGGGGGCTCTCCCTTTGACCGGGGGGCTCTCCCTTTGACCGGGGGGCTCTCCCTTTGACCGGGGGGCTCTCCCTTTGACCGGGGGGCTCTCCCTTTGACCGGGGGGCGCTCCCTTTGACCGGGGGGCTCTCCCTTTGACCGGGGGGCTCTCCCTTTGACCGGGGGGCTCTCCCTTTGACCGGGGGGCTCTCCCTTTGACCGGGGGGCTCTCCCTTTGACCGGGGGGCTCTCCCTTTGACAGGGGGCTCTCCCTTTGACAGGGGGCTCTCCCTTTGACAGGGGGCTCTCCCTTTGACCAGGGGGCTCTCCCTTTGACCGGGGGGCTCTCCCTTTGACCAGGGGGCTCTCCCTTTGACCGGGGGGCTCTCCCTTTGACAGGGGGCTCTCCCTTTGACAGGGGGCTCTCCCTTTGACAGGGGGCTCTCCCTTTGACCGGGGGGCTCTCCCTTTGACCGGGGGGCTCTCCCTTTGACCGGGGGGCGCTCCCTTTGACCGGGGGGCGCTCCCTTTGACCGGGGGGCTCTCCCTTTGACCGGGGGGCTCTCCCTTTGACCGGGGGGCTCTCCCTTTGACCGGGGGGCTCTCCCTTTGACCGGGGCGCTCTCCCTTTGACCGGGGGGCTCTCCCTTTGACCGGGGGGCTCTCCCTTTGACCGGGGGGCTCTCCCTTTGACCGGGGGGCTCTCCCTTTGACCGGGGGGCTCTCACTTTGACCGGGGGGCTCTCCCTTTGACCGGGGGGCTCTCCCTTTGACCGGGGGGCGCTCCCTTTGACCGGGGGGCTCTCCCTTTGACCAGGGGGCTCTCCCTTTGACCAGGGGGCTCTCCCTTTGACCGGGGGGCTCTCCCTTTGACCGGGGGGCTCTCCCTTTGACAGGGGGCTCTCCCTTTGACAGGGGGCTCTCCCTTTGACCAGGGGGCTCTCCCTTTGACCAGGGGGCTCTCCCTTTGACAGGGGGCTCTCCCTTTGACAGGGGGCTCTCCCTTTGACAGGGGGCTCTCCCTTTGACCGGGGGGCTCTCCCTTTGACCGGGGGGCTCTCCCTTTGACCAGGGGGCTCTCCCTTTGACCGGGGGGCTCTCCCTTTGACCGGGGGGCTCTCCCTTTGACCGGGGGGCTCTCCCTTTGACAGGGGGCTCTCCCTTTGACAGGGGGCTCTCCCTTTGACCGGGGGGCTCTCCCTTTTACCGGGGGGCTCTCCCTTTGACCGGGGGGCTCTCCCTTTGACCGGGGGGCTCTCCCTTTGACAGGGGGCTCTCCCTTTGACAGGGGGCTCTCCCTTTGACAGGGGGCTCTCCCTTTGACAGGGGGGCTCTCCCTTTGACCAGGGGGCTCTCCCTTTGACAGGGGCCTCTCCCTTTGACCGGGGGGCTCTCCCTTTGACCGGGGGGCGCTCTCCCTTTGACAGGGGGCTCTCCCTTTGACCGGGGGGCTCTCCCTTTGACCAGGGGGCTCTCCCTTTGACAGGGGCCTCTCCCTTTGACCGGGGGGCGTTCCCTTTGACCAGGGGGCTCTCCCTTTGACCAGGGCACTCTCCCTTTGACCGGGGGGCGTTCCCTTTGACCGGGGGGCTCTCCCTTTGACCGGGGGGCTCTCCCTTTGACCGGGGGGCACTCTCCCTTTGACCAGGGGGGCACTCTCCCTTTGACCAGGGGGGCACTCTCCCTTTGACCAGGGGGGCACTCTCCCTTTGACCAGGGGGGCACTCTCCCTTTGACCAGGGGGGCACTCTCCCTTTGACCGGGGGGCTCTCCctgggaacagggtgtcatttgggacacagcctttgTCTCTGCCTCAGACATGATACATCCTGTTTCTCGTTGTCTGGAGATTGACAGGGTTGTTTCTGCACTCCTCCAACCGTCCTCCTCTCTGCTTCCACAGGATCTCAGAGTTATCTCGTACCATTCAGGATCAAAAGATAGAAggactggaggaggagaggaagatggagCGAGGGGTGGCTttggagaagaaagaggagagagaaaaggagagacagacaaacacagagagaacTCTAGAGTGTGTCTATCAGGCCGTTCTAAAACTGGTAAGACTGACCACTCAGATCAGAATATACAGGTCTGTCAGGCCGTTCTAAAACTGGTAAGACTGACCACTCAGATCAGAATATACAGGTCTGTCAGGCCGTTCTAAAACTGGTAAGACTGACCACTCAGATCAGAATATACAGGTCTGTCAGGCCGTTCTAAAACTGGTAAGACTGACCACTCAGATCAGAATATACAGGTCTGTCAGGCCGTTCTAAAACTGGTAAGACTGACCACTCAGATCAGAATATACAGGTCTGTCAGGCCGTTCTAAAACTGGTAAGACTGACCACTCAGATCAGAATATACAGGTCTGTCAGGCCGTTCTAAAACTGGTAAGACTGACCACTCAGATCAGAATATACAGGTCTGTCAGGCCGTTCTAAAACTGGTAAGACTGACCACTCAGATCAGAATGTTCGGtgcatttgggaagtattcagaccccttgacattttcaacattttgttacgttacagactcattctaaaatggattaaatgtttgTTTTCCTTCATCAGTCAAGACAATACTCCATAATCACAAATACTCCATAATCACAAATACTCCATAATCACAAAGTCAAACagggtttttatacatttttgttaatttataaaaatacaaaaaatgaaatatcacataagtattcagaccttttactcagtactttgttgaagcacctaaggcagcgattacaacctcaagtcttcttgagtatgacgctacaaccttggcacacctgtatttggggagtttctcccgttcttctctgcagatcctctcaagctctgtcaagttggatgggaagcgttgctacacagctattttcaggtttctctaGAGTTGTTcgaatcgggttcaagtccgggctctggctggaccactcaatgacattcagagacttttcccgaagccactcctgcgtggtcttggcagtgtgcttagggtcgttgtcctgttggaaggtgaaccttcacctcagtctgaggtcctgagctctctggagcaggttttcatcaaggatctctctgtactttgctccgttcatctttccctcgatcctgactagtctccctgccactgaaaaacatccccacagcatgaagctgccaccaccatgcttcaccgtagagatggtgccaggtttcctccagacgtgacgcttggcattcaggccaaagagttcaatcttggtttcttcagcccagagaatcttgtttctcctttaggtcctttaggtgccttttgcaaactccaagcgggctgtcgtgccttttactgaggagtggcttccgtctggcaactctactataaaggcctgat from Salvelinus namaycush isolate Seneca unplaced genomic scaffold, SaNama_1.0 Scaffold1046, whole genome shotgun sequence harbors:
- the LOC120035379 gene encoding rootletin-like: MESALLDGWKEERAELRAEVSRLQNELAESHAEREELESRAQALTDRLSQSLDPSLCVPLRLDSELRRKMRDGREREARQALLIHKLQNKVLEYRDRCQGLEYQVKTEERELLKRERRIRNEHSDSLESALIRLEEEQQRSVGLADLNSLLRGQLSQSGQVNEALREDLCKLTTDWSKAVEEAGLREMEWQKDNERLTGHVDRGQGHLMSIWGDVVTLRRHCHTMKTATDRDLWELRAEFSRLSSSLLSHCGSVVSLSLRPSDPTTNLPPAPRSASAPPHSSTLGSPPLSSTLGPLSLQDLDHDHKERGREREEREKERERELTELRALYEAETLHLNNRISELSRTIQDQKIEGLEEERKMERGVALEKKEEREKERQTNTERTLECVYQAVLKLVRLTTQIRIYRSVRPF